DNA from Rosa rugosa chromosome 6, drRosRugo1.1, whole genome shotgun sequence:
ttaaaaaaaaaaaaaattctacaaCTAGCAACCTAGGTACATATTAGCTTTTGACAAGAATTATCTAGAGGTTTGGACTTTGAATCGATCTTTCAAGGATCAAGACCACGAGCATAATCACAATCTAACCACCAATGTATCCCAAGCAATGAAGGATTACTGCTAGAATGAGCATTACTATTGCCAAAATCAAACTGGATTTCCCCAGCAGCCAATTCTTTGTCTTCCTTGCAGCTTCCACTCCTCTTTGAATCCTATCCATCCATTGCATCATGTTGTCCAAGGACTCTGGTGACAAAGAAGACATTGCTTGATGAGCTTTTTCCGCATCTTCCTGAGAAAGATTCAAACCAAATTGCTCACTCATGTTTGCCAACATGTCTGGACTCATATTCTTCATCATTGATGACAACATCTTCCTCATCGCAGGATCTTTCATTTGGTTTCTCATTTGTTCTTGGAAATCAACAGTAGAGGCAGGGAAGCTCGACTGAGGAGTACTTCTCACATTTGGCAATATTCCATGAGAACTACTTTCACCTTCATCATGAGCCACATTCACAGAGGAGTTTTCACGGCAATACTTGGACGAACCTTGTCTGTTAGCATCGAATGATGCTGCTGTTGCTGGGTCATTTTTTAACGCCTGCAAACACTCTGAATTGTTTGACAGAACATCAGAGTCAGCTGCAATTTGAGTCCTTGGAATGTCTCTGTTTTCCTGTGGTTGTGCCATAGAATACTCTGTAGATGAGCTACTATGGTTGGCAGAAGAGACGGTTTCAACTTCTTCAGTTATTTCTTCAATGACCAGTCTTCTTGGTGCAGACACACTGCCCTCTGTACCCAATTTTTCCTTAGCATTCCTCAGAACATCTGCAATAGTTTCATCATCAGGGGAAACTTCATGTGCCATGCTCAGGTCAGAGACAGCATCTTCCAATTGACCCAATTCGCTATATGCTTGACCCCTCCGATAGAGAGCTTTCACATTCTGTGCATCAAATGCCAGTACCTCAGAACCTTCTTTTATACATTCATCATACTGCCTTGTTTTCAAGTAACATGACATTAAGTTGAGTGAGCATGCCATCAGTAGTGATCTTCCTTTAGAGGATGGAAGGCCATTCAAGTTTGTCTTTGCAAGTACGTATTTCTGCAACGCATCGTTGAACTTTCCCTGGCTGTGAAGTGCGTTTCCCTGATTCTTGAGCATCTGAGATGCATTCAATTTGTAACTGACTTGGGCATCAACACGTGCATGCATGGCTGCTATCTCTTCGGGCGATGCACTAGCCATCTTCTCCCCAATCTCAGCCATCTCTTCTGGACGTGTCTGTTTCAGTTGCTCTGCAGCCAGTTTCAAATCTTCAGGCCTCATATTCTTCATGCTCTCTGATGCCATCTTCATCAATTCTGGATTAGCTATCATCTGTTGTTGAATCCTGGCGAAATCAACCGGTGACATCCGACTCATCTGCTCCTGAGCAAGTTTCATCAATTCTGGATCCATCATATTCATCCCGTTGAACATTTTGACTTGGCAGCAGTTGGCGGTGTTGACTCTTGATCGCTAAGAATGGAGACGAAATGGAGAATTTTGGGTAAAGGAAAAGGATTCCTGGAGGATTTGAGGAGAATTAAAGCAAGAGGGGAAGACAACAAAATAAGGGTCTCGATATGATGGAAAGCCCACCAAATGTGAAATATATAGAGGGgtccttcttttccttctttgttTCGGTTTCGGAAAGAAAATCCAGTTGGAAATAGGAAAACGAAGTgtcaaagaaataaaaaatgtcGAATATTCGCGTTCGCctatttcattttccttttgttaAGAGCAGAAAAGTAACAAGTAAATTACAAGGTACTTCACAATTTCATATACTGGGGATTTCAGATGCATATCCTGTTTCAACAAAAACAGCTTAGGAACAGAGGACAGTCATACCAAAGGTAGGGAGCAGTACAAACGAGAGTAATCCTATCGATAGCAAACATAAATATCTAAAGCCCAACATACATATTTAGAGATATGATGAAGTGTTGATCTGTGTAGACAGATAAAAGATCATAGGGCAAAAGGTTTCGTGTACACATCGAATGGGTCGCTGGCAGTTAATTGAGGCTCCTGtaacaagcaaaacaaaatgACAAGAATTGCAATTgttaaggaaaaataaatatatgAGAATCGAAACTAACCGGATGCTTATAAACTAATGAGACTGATTTGCAGATGAAGCTTGTTTTTATATAGAAAGCCCATACTGATATAACGACGACTGTCATTAAATTTCAAACCAATACAAAGAATGTTGTGCAAGCCAATACCTGTCTCagcccaccaccaccaacactTCCGCCTGCTAGAAGCATGCCGGCAAGAGATGTAacagcaccaccaccaccaccacttcgAATGGTATTACGCATAAAATAGAGTAAGCTCCCATATGTGGCTGCCTGTCCACTCTTGATTGCTTGGATGAAGCAGGAAGTCATGACACCTGTTGCTGGGATCTTGGATAACCCCAAAAAGCATCAATCAGATGTTGTGGAAATCGAAGCTATAAACATTACTGAACTcgagacattttttttttttgtcaaacttaCTGATTGTGTTTCCGCAGAGGTTTGATGGTCATCACAACCACTGATACATATAACTTCTCCACCACTTGTTCCTTTCCATACGCCTGATGCCTTGTCCCATGTATAGTTTCCACCCCTAAATCAACGAGGGATAACAACATATAAAAATCTTACTTTAGACAATGACCATTCAAGTAGGTAAATATAGAAAGCGAAGCAAGAAATGCATAACTTCATATTACACCCAGTTACCAGTCCATTCTGCAAACCCATGGCAAATCCAGCATGGTGCCACTATTACAAGAATCTATAATTGCATGAAGCTTGACCCGATATGGAATGGGCCTAACAATTGTTGCATTTATCCAATCATCACGAATCATACCCTGGGTTTCGACGTCAAGGGGACAAAGGGTTTCATCATATCCATCAAGTTCATCACCACGATACTGCTCGCTCAGCTGTGAACCATGACCAGAGAAGTAAAACAGAAGAGAGTCACCCGGTTGACATCCTTGTACAAGCCAACGTAACGCCCCTTTAATATTGCTTTTATATGGAATCTTATATGGGTCAGTTTCTTCCTCTGCAGTACAAAATATGTAAAGAATTAACAGTATAAATATCagaaaataagaataataaATACAATTTACCAGAGGCTGTTTTCTTTGCTTCGTATTTGCCAAATGATTCGCATCAAGACAAATTTGCGAGCATTTTCGTTGAGATGGACGGATATATAATTTTTAAGTGTCATTTGGTTACCAGAGAAGGATAATTTCATACTAAAAGGGGAAAGGTTATTAGGAAGCTTCTCTGTTTGGAggtgaagaaatattttgaaagAAATGACACAGCAGAAGATAACCCCTTTTGTGAACTCCTGATCATGAGCAGACTGAAGAACAAGACATGACTGATTCGAGTGATTAAAGTACTTGCAACGTACTATGAATGACAATAACCAAGGGCCTAAAAGCCTAAAGAAAAACCCGGCCCATTCGTGATCTAAATCATCACGTCATGCAAAACATATCATCATCAACAAAAATTTCATATGCCATACCGTATGTCAGGCTAATTATTGGTAAAAGATTTGTTCATCTATAGCAAGCTGGAAGATGGAACTGttaaacttccatcaactgatgtattttaattttcttcaaagatgacataaaaaaaaaaaatgatggttGAATCAAGCCATCAGATCAGTAGTCAGCTACATTTAGGCACTGGTAATTAGCTTACCAAATATGATGAAAATCACCCAAAAATTAATCACACTTCTACTCTTATCTTCTCCGATAACTAAACCATGTCATTAGCTTTCTTATATACAACATCTACTTCACAAGATATCCAACTGCATTTCTCATCTAAACTGTCTCCTCATAAAAACTACCCTAAGGCTTCGAACAGATCCATTTCTCAAGTCTCATCCTTTATATGGTCAAAAGAGTCCAATATAACActtaaatataaaattatatataacaAGAAATGTTCATGAACACGATCAATCCATACCAGTGAGCATGACAATGGAATCTTCTGGAAACTTGAATTTGCTGATGAGGAGATGCCTCATGCGTATGGCGTCATTGGTGGCACCCTTGAGCTCATGGCTCGAGTATCTATACGATATTCCGCAGATCACGGCCTTCTTCGGCCTGTGCACGTTCGGCGGAGGTCCTGGTGATCTGTAGGGGAAGCCGGCGTGTGGTGGTGGGTTTATAAGGACATAGTAGGGTACAGCACTATAGGGGGAGCGGGGGAAGCCCGGAGAGGCGACGCGGGTACTGGCATAGCAGCGGCGGCAGCGGACGGATATCGGACTCACAGAAGGTAGCGGGATTTGGGTCTGGCAATAGCAACAGTCGACCACTAGTAGTCGTCGGCCTCCATAATTGCTCATCATCATGGAATCTGGAGGAGAACTGCATGCACAAGTTGAAGGGAGTGAATGTTTGAATTTAAAGATTTTTGAGACGAACAGAGAGAGATGGATACTGGGGACATGAACTGGCCCATGAGATGCTGGGAATCAAATTCTTCTTATCAAATTCATATTGACAACAACTGCGATGCGGGGCTGTATCTATTGCGGCGGGCATAGTTGCGCACCTTTAAATATTAACCGTTGGTCACAttttgattatatatatatatatatatatatatatatatatatatatatatatatatatatagatatatagacacacacatggAGCCGTTCTAAAAAGGACATCCGCACTTTCGTTAAAGTGCAGACGTCGAtgctgcagctcggctcggggtgCGGCGGAGCGGCAGGGCTTGCCGGACGGAccggtctgcagtcggtggagtcaccggcgacgtggttgcagcgctgcccagaaacctgcaaccttGATCTCCTCCcacctcgatcgctgcccaaAAGCTGTCTGAGATGCCTCTGGCCTCCGTCCGGCCAGATAAAGTGCAGACATCCGCTTTGGAAcggccctgtatatatatatatatatatatatatatatatatatatatatatatatatatatatatatatatatatccagaaCAAggtctcgctctgaaattaaagtgcgaggttagagtttagggtcacttttcggtctcatatccacatccacatctcaactgttcagttttttgggtactaatgtatagatcatctctgcaaaatttcagctaaattgatgatctttaagatatctaactcgcttaaaccaatggacgaactgaatctatTTAacttgaaccgtactagctttaagtaTAACAttttgattatatatatatatattctgtcCAAGGGTTGAATCAATTAAGAAGGCAGATGGCCACAACAACAGTACAAGGGACCCAACCCAATAGAGTCAAATTGCCAAAACAAGCAAAGGCTAGAGAAATCAAAAGTATAGAAACGattgtatcaaaaaaaaaaaaagtaaagaaacaaacagcgaaaacaaaattaaaaaacattATGAATATATTAAGGCTCAATCTTTGATTTATATATTTGCGCTCAAAATCATTGGATCTTGCGCTCATTTCACACAATTCAAACCAAGGAAGGAGGAGGAGTACCTCGTCTTTGAGCATGGAGCGGATATGAGCCGAAGAGAAGATGGAAGATGAAGAACGCAATAGGAGTGGAGGAGAAGATGAATCAGAGTCGGGTGAAGAACAGAAAATTTATCTTTGAGAGACCGCTTTGTGAAATTTGGGAATAGCGCGCTTATAACTTAGGGAGACTACGAGGCACCGCTTGAAATACATCTAAGAATATATTAGTTGGTCACTATGTGCAAGTGTTATATTAAAACTTGTGGTTGCCAAACCTAAACTGGTCACTATTAAAATTAAGCATTTGGTCACTGCGAAATAATAATTAGGCAGGAGTTCTAAAAAATCTAGCGCCAACTATTTTAATGACCAATGAATAATGTTAGCCAAAAATTCTATTCTATTAATGACCAAGTATAAGTGGGTCACTATGATTCGGTCACTAATGCTCAGATTTGTTGTCGTATGAAATTATGTGGCTCGAATTGGAGCACTTTAATTTGATCTAATGAATCTGCAACCTCCTAGTGAAACCAAATACAATACTAGCTAGTGAAAGACAATTTAGAGCCTTCTCCTACTGAAATAGGGCACCACATGTGCTTATTGGATCATGAAACCCATTATGAGTTTCAATGCGGTCtatttagcatttttttttaaaggatatTGATTTCACTAGATTCAATAGCCTAAAATATGGGCTAGAGTTTATCATGCACTTGAATAGGAAACGGGACAAGTCCCAAATTCTATCAAGCAAATGCAAACTTTTTACAAGACTGTTTTGAGCTcgcaatatatatatagtagcGAACTTATAGTACAAAACTCCGTGTCTCCTAGGGaaaaatcatattctgtcctCCCATCAGCCAATCCTTCAATTGTGGTACCAACAGAAACGTcacttcctagcaaacaaatagaAACCAACTCCTTGTCCATAAGCCACTTGACAACCAATCTTattccagataattaccaaATCCCGTAGCAGTCATGATCCGAAACGATTGGTCCTAGGCCATATATTGACCTGAAATCCCAAGAAGGTCCGCCTCTTAGGGTAGGTCCACCTTCATCACTAAGTGACAAAAGAGGATGGCAAGACATGTCCCCACTGGCCCACAGCATGGAGCCCATGAGCCCAAAGTTACACACAAGCCTAAAATCTCAGGCCCAATCCAAAGCAAAGAGGATAACCTAGCCCGCACTAGCTAGACTACTTCTGCTGCCATCCGCCCCTCTGGTGGCCAATGGTCCACCATAACATTAGATCTGGTAGAGACAATCCGAGTAGAGACTGCCGAAGACCCAACCCGGCCGGAAGTCTGCTCGCATTTGAGGCAGAATCAATTCACTCTTCACCGATGTTTCCTCTACTTGCCACACCTTAACCTCGATCTTGTTACACTCGCCGAACTTTAGCTCGCAATCCGGCAAGAAAAGGTTTGCCATATCCAAACCCGGAAATCATAAACCCGACGTCGTAGCCCTTCTGCACTCTGCCTACGTCCCTGACACTCCTAACCGCTTAAGAAAGAAACCCAGACAAAAGAAACACCGCGCCTGGCCCAAGACCAACGCTAGAGATGGTGGATGCTACGCTGCCGTCTGCTCGAACCCTAGGTCTAGGTTCACTCTTAATAAAATAAACCTTTGTTTTCCAACTTTAgattctaattcttcttcttcatgtgtTTCTTCTATTTTCTACTTATTGTTTTTCAGTGTTGTCGCAGTCTATTAAGCATTGCTCGTAAATCTAACAATAATCTCTAATAAAAttgataaactttttttttttttttatcaagaagaaacttcattaatagaCGAAGATTACAATGAGAATGGTTACAAAAAGTTTCAACAATCCCAATGAAGTCAGGAAGAAAATTATGCCCACTTAGGTTTCACACTCAAAGTCCATATTGACACAATGATGGAGCCAACTCGGCCTTGACTCCGAACAAAGAAAAGGTTGGCTTAATTTCAAGGCTTCCTTTGCTAGGCCGCCCTAGGCGATGTGCAGTCTTGTTGCAATCACGCTTCACAAATCGCCAGCTACTAACTATAAAAGACTTAACTAAATGTTTAACTTCATCTAACAAGTGACCCTCCCAACTAAGATCTTCACTATCATCATACAAAGTGTTTAAAACTGTTAAGGCATCACCCTCCACCTCCAATTTGGCAAACCCAACATGTAGTGCAAACCTGATACTGTGCAACAATGCCAAAGGTTCCACTGCCCTTGGAGGCAAGTTTCCCACTTGAGGAACAGTTAACGCACCTTTCAAGTTGCCTTGATGATCTGTAAAAACAGCTCCCAATCCACTAACACTGTTCTTTGAATCTGTAGCTCCATCAAAATTCAACTTTAGGCAGTCCAAAGCAGGTGGCTGCCAAATGATTCTTACTTCTTGACTGGCAGCTTTAGGTAGGATAGACGTTCTGTTGGCAGCCCCCTAATTAGAAAATTGTGTCTGCCAATCCCATACTACATGTTTAAATATCTCTTCTGGACCCATCAATCTCTCACCATGCCTATGTAAATTATGATTCCTCCATAGCCACCAAATTAGAAAGCCAAAAGTTTCTAGTTCACTTCCAATAGCTATGCTACTGACATGAGAGAAAAGATCGAGAAAGGAAGGCTCTTTCCAAGTTTTACATACTTCACTCAAGAAAGAAAGCTTCCAaacacttttttctttttgtcagtCCCAAAAAACATGGATTACTAATTTCGTAGGAGCACCACATAGCCAACAAGAAGCATTAGAAGTAATTTTCCTCTTGACTAAGTTTTGCACACATGGGAGAAAGTTGTGGTCAGACCTTTAACACAGAAGCTTGATCTTTTGTGGAACATTCAAACTCCACATCTTCCTCCAAAGTTCAGAACCCTATAAGAGCAACTACTGGCTATAGAGGGACGCTTCTTTGCTTGCAAATCACGAGCTACCGAATGACCGGTCTTAACTATAAAGATTCCATTTTTTATAAAATGCCAAACTAGTTTATCCGGAACAGTTCTCAGCCCCATTGGCATACTCAAGATCATCTCCTCTTCATGTGAAAGAAACAATGACCAAACTAAAGGAACATTCCAAGCACCTGAAGCTGTGAATAAATTATTAACCTTCCAATCCATAGGAACATGTAACTGAGAAAGAACTTTGAAAATTGTTGGACATGGCATCCACCTATCACCCTTAATGCTTACTCTTTGCCCATT
Protein-coding regions in this window:
- the LOC133718427 gene encoding outer envelope protein 61-like, yielding MFNGMNMMDPELMKLAQEQMSRMSPVDFARIQQQMIANPELMKMASESMKNMRPEDLKLAAEQLKQTRPEEMAEIGEKMASASPEEIAAMHARVDAQVSYKLNASQMLKNQGNALHSQGKFNDALQKYVLAKTNLNGLPSSKGRSLLMACSLNLMSCYLKTRQYDECIKEGSEVLAFDAQNVKALYRRGQAYSELGQLEDAVSDLSMAHEVSPDDETIADVLRNAKEKLGTEGSVSAPRRLVIEEITEEVETVSSANHSSSSTEYSMAQPQENRDIPRTQIAADSDVLSNNSECLQALKNDPATAASFDANRQGSSKYCRENSSVNVAHDEGESSSHGILPNVRSTPQSSFPASTVDFQEQMRNQMKDPAMRKMLSSMMKNMSPDMLANMSEQFGLNLSQEDAEKAHQAMSSLSPESLDNMMQWMDRIQRGVEAARKTKNWLLGKSSLILAIVMLILAVILHCLGYIGG
- the LOC133718428 gene encoding metacaspase-1-like; protein product: MMMSNYGGRRLLVVDCCYCQTQIPLPSVSPISVRCRRCYASTRVASPGFPRSPYSAVPYYVLINPPPHAGFPYRSPGPPPNVHRPKKAVICGISYRYSSHELKGATNDAIRMRHLLISKFKFPEDSIVMLTEEETDPYKIPYKSNIKGALRWLVQGCQPGDSLLFYFSGHGSQLSEQYRGDELDGYDETLCPLDVETQGMIRDDWINATIVRPIPYRVKLHAIIDSCNSGTMLDLPWVCRMDWGGNYTWDKASGVWKGTSGGEVICISGCDDHQTSAETQSIPATGVMTSCFIQAIKSGQAATYGSLLYFMRNTIRSGGGGGAVTSLAGMLLAGGSVGGGGLRQEPQLTASDPFDVYTKPFAL